The proteins below are encoded in one region of Pleuronectes platessa chromosome 14, fPlePla1.1, whole genome shotgun sequence:
- the mcm3ap gene encoding germinal-center associated nuclear protein, translating into MNPSNPFGSPQGGAFQAPSNTMKAGLFQSFGQQSSSNQPQTMGFFPPSAFGQPAVANQAPPHGSTVFGQAPAFGQMSTQPSSSPMINQASTFGQMSSQPSSMNTMSQVQAFGQTSAQPSSMNTIRQAPAFGQMSTQPSSLPTRTQAPAFGQMSSQPSSLPTRTQAPAFGQMSSQPSSLPTRTQAPAFGQMSSQLSSLPTRTQAPAFGQMSSQPSSLPTRAQAPVFGLMSTQPSSLPTRTQAPAFGQMSTQPSSLPTRAQAPVFGLMSTQPSSLPTRTQAPAFGLMSSQPSSLPTVSQAPAFGQTSAQPSSLPTITQAPAFGQIAAQPSSLPTVSQAPAFGQTKLGMSSSDFGIASAQAFGQTSGPNQSSVFGQTSAFGQAAGLSQQAPGFGQQPPGFGKSQMPPGSTTALGQPQPLAFGQSAYVQPSSTSVPTTVFGTGQSVTQSVTQSVAQSKSFAPSEFSFKPANEALFKPIFSASPEPANPQTTSMSSSPFGGNGNQTSTTTSSTTTGFSQLTSAKSGPLGFSFSQPAAAPSVSAQINPLTTSNSSGSTNALQFTFSQPAAPSSSSTTQASTTQPTTPSSFSFSVKPSQSQTTAVFSGFGQSPAFGDSIGQAETSTDEKKNNLEASGETNVFARLGKGTKRKEDPVVPSRGLETPDAEEDVSAESDSPRHPSKRPLMRSRGPVGGLFGRALSSLRKESPNTVRREATRETLQQALKWEETEKEDDQGQGDSLTVTQPVGPALTRDVLDKAEEPDSAKAADPQPETVTPAKRGVRRESSEGLSGMSPTDCTSLQCRNIPPGLNKKDIIEKHFGRHGRVSKVFCKPAKNLAFVHFEDHASAARAKKKGKLLHRHELLLLWHRKKQSPGEKGSRPAAGSEEAQGESQEDTDSRPAFSTNRRAPLRAPAVSSSLNFSRSSPVKRSTLAKSLQFDAEPQRESSIESQSSERPVPSSLLHLIDQVADNAEEKYRLLEQRDKILRQGRPKRTDLNLSKVFVGTCPDMCPEKERYMRETRNQLSVFEVIPGTEMVYHAAAIKEYSRSSADQEEPLPHDLRPLPVLSMTMDYLVTQIMDHGDDNYRDWYDFVWNRTRGIRKDIIQQHLCCPHTVSLIENCTRFHVHCAHHLCEERLSSFDAKINNENMTKCLQSLKEMYQDLATRQIYCPCEAEFRQYNVLLKLDDGDSLREVQQFRDEVRNSPEVKFAVQAFSAVSNNNFVRFFKLVKGASYLASCLLHRYFNQVRAKALKTLNIAHTTGPRSTAFPVEDITRMFMFLDTAETIDFLQQYGLNVNDGIVELSRTAFQEPELSLSQKKSVVILAKKPVLVGEVVNGGSLPSPPQHNPVSSFDSQNKFRGEAPPAETSSSQFRAFAAKLEVKAPPGVEPLSQVASRPDTPSEFVLPPAAANVPSESPFESAHPPDAQQLFQPIPEPQPVTAPSPPAAPRHVYSNEEIMAELDGVIEEVVVAASREVAVVGASYASTALAESSVQVESLVSEVLVQLLQEVSSSEIKEEQERVAEEKHKLEEARRRQEHTAFLAQFSCSICTEILHEVLDETIKETSTSEIQLAVNEKADRVATCTEQVCTSLVEETLNADIALIVEEILDEELQRIHKYIKRWRDVVAFRRQLKRQMRGFPAAPCCVDPRFKLKALAPSAPARPCMEDLARGLVNLGNAGTLAMSSTRLFRMRQEAIHQMRVHYYYQQLLDEMVWAPLDLPALVSENIPDPPERIYWKIALLLPSNHESVASLADRILSDWLEVKLGGDKASEVGEEQPDGTLQTLCVTNSLQERGPHTHKVHISVKASRGPLTEDSLSKMEESCELSGTGALIMLLPAMPTVEPGEDEQDVPLLSALLQLKQLQQTSTWHCPLPLVILVPGPDGGPGDTQKLVEALMLQMMVMEGLISEFTFFFIPETTSDVQGSKQLSHALRWLLGRAPPSLPLSCQSLVQLVESSLSREFTPRVYGHRQERGVACLPSQDPAPIIQLYNAVLAHIADTASSQDLCKLSWPPGEFCMPETRDFVPHLGWNSAEHLAWLREAILSLQLPQWEKLSSTDSWCELCSSIYCYAAQIPVSYHSQPLLMSRLENLLERVRLKGHCTRANRSEAAMGSWGTGDEGVLTAYSQIPWDDVLVICIDHKLKDWQIPGPPACEDAVTEDGEILIYFLTESLKGFQPPEEWTQATRQTHREKQLQQDEEEERGASAAACASPTGLSLRQRLFHSTAEPLEAAAASLDITHTPTTQELLAHKVLQSLEEEKVESKRSLEQLQRWLDGDPLEHLSSPLFIPSSTLLSRPTTRIHSPTARTRDVTLTQEPDDPLENSSWTTTIPVSMAWRLKELEQQILASQEEELACRLKLSGLLSIVDD; encoded by the exons ATGAATCCGTCCAACCCGTTTGGCAGTCCACAAGGGGGCGCTTTCCAGGCCCCTAGTAACACCATGAAGGCGGGCTTGTTCCAATCATTCGGACAACAGAGCTCCAGCAATCAGCCACAGACTATGGGATTCTTTCCACCGTCAGCTTTTGGTCAGCCTGCTGTCGCAAATCAGGCCCCACCTCATGGAAGCACGGTGTTTGGACAGGCTCCGGCGTTTGGACAGATGTCTACACAGCCTTCCTCTTCACCCATGATAAACCAGGCTTCAACATTTGGACAGATGTCTTCACAGCCTTCCTCTATGAACACAATGAGCCAGGTCCAAGCCTTTGGACAGACGTCTGCACAGCCCTCTTCTATGAACACGATACGTCAAGCCCCAGCCTTTGGACAGATGTCTACACAGCCTTCCTCTTTGCCCACAAGAACCCAGGCTCCGGCGTTTGGACAGATGTCTTCACAGCCTTCCTCTTTGCCTACAAGAACCCAGGCTCCGGCATTTGGACAGATGTCTTCACAGCCTTCCTCTTTGCCCACAAGAACCCAGGCTCCGGCGTTTGGACAGATGTCTTCACAGCTTTCCTCTTTGCCCACAAGAACCCAGGCTCCGGCGTTTGGACAGATGTCTTCACAGCCTTCCTCTTTGCCCACAAGAGCCCAGGCTCCGGTGTTTGGACTGATGTCTACACAACCTTCCTCTTTGCCCACAAGAACCCAGGCTCCGGCGTTTGGACAGATGTCTACACAACCTTCCTCTTTGCCCACAAGAGCCCAGGCTCCGGTGTTTGGACTGATGTCTACACAACCTTCCTCTTTGCCCACAAGAACCCAGGCTCCGGCCTTTGGACTGATGTCTTCACAGCCTTCCTCTTTGCCAACAGTTAGCCAGGCTCCAGCGTTTGGACAGACATCTGCACAGCCTTCCTCTTTGCCAACAATAACCCAGGCTCCAGCATTTGGACAGATTGCTGCACAGCCTTCCTCTTTGCCCACAGTAAGCCAGGCTCCAGCGTTTGGACAGACTAAATTGGGAATGAGTAGCTCAGACTTTGGGATAGCTTCAGCACAAGCATTTGGACAGACTAGTGGACCAAACCAAAGTTCAGTGTTTGGGCAGACTTCTGCATTTGGTCAGGCAGCAGGATTAAGCCAGCAGGCCCCAGGGTTTGGCCAACAGCCACCTGGATTTGGAAAGTCCCAAATGCCTCCTGGTTCCACCACTGCCTTAGGGCAACCTCAGCCACTTGCATTTGGGCAGTCTGCATATGTGCAGCCTTCTTCTACCAGTGTCCCCACCACTGTATTTGGCACAGGTCAGAGCGTGACCCAGAGCGTGACCCAGAGCGTCGCCCAGAGCAAATCCTTTGCACCGTCAGAATTCAGTTTCAAGCCGGCCAATGAGGCACTTTTCAAACCCATCTTCAGTGCCAGCCCTGAGCCTGCTAACCCTCAAACCACATCCATGTCTAGTTCACCGTTTGGCGGCAATGGGAACCAGACaagcaccaccaccagcagcaccactaCTGGTTTCTCTCAGTTGACAAGTGCTAAGTCTGGGCCTCTGGGCTTCAGCTTCTCACAGCCTGCTGCAGccccctctgtctctgctcagatCAATCCACTAACAACTAGCAATAGCAGCGGTTCTACAAATGCTCTGCAGTTCACCTTCTCCCAGCCAGCCGCTCCTTCCAGTTCGAGCACCACCCAGGCGTCCACGACCCAGCCCACCACCCCATCTTCTTTCAGCTTTTCAGTTAAGCCCTCCCAATCACAGACCACAGCTGTTTTTAGTGGTTTTGGTCAGAGCCCAGCTTTTGGTGACTCCATAGGTCAAGCAGAGACCAGCACAGATGAGAAAAAGAACAATCTGGAGGCCTCAGGGGAAACAAATGTATTTGCAAGACTCGGCAAAGGCACCAAGCGCAAGGAGGATCCAGTGGTCCCAAGCCGTGGCCTCGAGACGCCTGACGCTGAGGAGGATGTCTCAGCAGAATCAGATTCACCGAGACACCCCTCAAAGAGGCCCCTAATGAGGTCCCGCGGCCCAGTGGGAGGCTTATTCGGTAGGGCACTAAGTAGTCTTCGTAAAGAAAGCCCTAACACAGTCAGGCGAGAGGCCACAAGGGAGACTCTGCAACAGGCACTGAAGtgggaggagacagaaaaagaagatgACCAAGGTCAAGGTGACAGCTTGACTGTTACACAACCTGTTGGACCAGCCCTCACCAGGGATGTGCTGGACAAAGCTGAGGAGCCAG ATTCTGCAAAAGCCGCCGACCCTCAGCCGGAGACCGTCACCCCTGCTAAACGTGGCGTGCGCAGGGAGAGCTCGGAGGGCCTCAGCGGCATGTCTCCCACCGACTGCACCTCCCTCCAGTGCAGGAACATTCCTCCAGGCCTGAACAAGAAGGACATAATCGAGAAACACTTTGGTCGTCACGGCAGAGTCTCGAAGGTTTTTTGTAAGCCTGCCAAGAACCTGGCCTTTGTGCACTTTGAAGACCAT gcaTCAGCAGCAAGGGCCAAGAAGAAAGGCAAACTTCTTCATCGGCATGAACTCTTACTCTTGTGGCATAGGAAGAAGCAGA GTCCAGGGGAGAAGGGAAGCcgacctgcagcaggaagtgaggAGGCACAGGGAGAAAGCCAGGAGGACACAGACTCCAGACCTGCTTTCTCAACCAACAGGAGAGCTCCACTCAGAGCTCCTGCAGTCAGCAGCTCCTTGAACTTTAGCCGCAG CTCCCCAGTGAAGAGGTCAACATTGGCCAAGTCTCTGCAGTTTGATGCTGAGccccagagagagagcagcataGAGTCCCAGAGCTCCGAGCGCCCAgtgccctcctccctcctccacctcattgACCAGGTGGCGGACAACGCTGAGGAGAAGTACCGCCTCCTGGAGCAGCGAGACAAGATCCTGCGTCAAG GTCGGCCGAAGCGAACGGACCTGAATCTATCCAAGGTGTTTGTGGGGACATGTCCTGACATGTGTCCAGAGAAGGAGAGGTACATGAGAGAGACACGGAACCAGCTGAGCGTATTCGAGGTCATCCCAGGAACTGAGATG GTGTATCACGCTGCAGCAATCAAAGAGTACAGTCGCTCATCAGCCGACCAGGAGGAGCCCCTGCCCCACGACTTGCGCCCCCTGCCGGTGCTCAGCATGACCATGGACTATCTGGTGACTCAGATCATGGACCATGGCGATGACAACTACCGGGACTGGTACGACTTTGTCTGGAACAGGACCCGGGGCATCCGTAAG GACATCATCCAGCAGCACCTGTGTTGCCCACACACGGTGTCCCTGATTGAAAACTGCACACGCTTCCACGTGCACTGCGCCCACCATCTCTGTGAGGAGCGTCTGTCGTCGTTCGATGCCAAGATCAACAACGAGAACATGACAAAGTGCCTGCAGAGTCTCAAAGAGATGTACCAGGACTTGGCAACTCGTCAAATCTACTGCCCCTGTGAGGCCGAGTTCCGCCAGTACAACGTGCTGCTGAAGCTGGATGATGGCGACAGCCTGCG TGAGGTGCAGCAGTTCCGCGACGAAGTGCGTAACTCGCCTGAGGTGAAGTTTGCAGTTCAGGCGTTCTCTGCCGTCAGCAACAACAACTTTGTGCGTTTCTtcaagctggtgaaaggagccTCGTACCTCGCCAGCTGCCTCCTGCACAGATATTTCAATCAG GTCAGAGCTAAGGCCCTGAAGACCCTGAACATTGCTCACACTACAGGTCCCCGGTCCACTGCCTTTCCAGTTGAGGACATTACTCGGATGTTTATGTTCCTCGACACAGCAGAAACGATTGACTTCCTCCAGCAGTACGGCCTGAATGTCAACGACGG TATAGTTGAGCTGAGTCGGACAGCGTTCCAGGAGCCAGAGCTGTCTCTTTCCCAGAAGAAGTCTGTGGTCATCCTGGCAAAGAAACCAGTGTTGGTCGGGGAGGTGGTGAACGGAGGCTCGCTCCCCAGTCCTCCCCAGCACAACCCAGTCAGCAGCTTTGACTCCCAGAACAAGTTCCGTGGAGAGGCACCTCCGGCTGAGACTTCCTCAAGCCAGTTCAGAG CTTTCGCTGCCAAGCTGGAGGTGAAGGCCCCGCCCGGCGTTGAGCCACTGTCCCAGGTCGCCTCACGTCCCGACACTCCCTCTGAGTTTGTGctgcctccagctgctgcaaATGTGCCGAGTGAATCACCTTTCGAGTCAGCCCACCCGCCCGATGCCCAGCAGCTCTTCCAGCCGATACCTGAACCTCAGCCCGTCACTGCACCATCTCCTCCGGCCGCACCTCGGCATGTGTACAGCAACGAG GAAATCATGGCCGAACTGGACGGTGTGATCGAAGAGGTGGTCGTAGCAGCATCGAGGGAAGTAGCTGTCGTCGGAGCCAGCTACGCATCAACAGCTCTTGC tGAGAGCAGTGTGCAGGTGGAGTCCCTGGTGAGTGAGGTGTTGGTGCAACTGCTGCAGGAGGTGTCCTCCAGCGAGATCAAGGAGGAACAGGAGCGTGttgctgaagagaaacacaagCTTGAAGAAGCCAG gaggaggcaggagcaCACGGCCTTCCTGGCTCAGTTCAGCTGCTCCATCTGCACAGAGATCCTCCACGAAGTCTTAGATGAGACCATCAAGGAAACTTCCACCTCTGAGATCCA GCTGGCAGTGAATGAGAAGGCAGACCGTGTGGCTACATGCACAGAGCAGGTCTGCACCAGTCTAGTTGAGGAGACTCTGAATGCAGATATTGCTCTGATTGTTGAAGAAATCCttgatgaggaactgcagcgtATCCACAAGTACATCAAAAG GTGGCGTGATGTGGTCGCGTTCCGTCGGCAGCtgaagagacagatgagaggTTTCCCTGCAGCTCCGTGCTGTGTGGACCCCCGATTCAAACTCAAGGCCCTCGCTCCCAGCGCCCCTGCACGGCCCTGCATGGAAGACCTGGCCCGTGGTCTGGTCAACCTGGGAAACGCCGGCACCTTGGCCATGTCAAGCACCAG ATTATTCAGAATGAGGCAAGAAGCAATCCACCAGATGAGAGTCCACTACTACTATCAGCAGCTGCTTGA TGAGATGGTGTGGGCGCCGCTCGACCTGCCGGCACTGGTGTCAGAGAACATCCCAGACCCACCGGAGAGGATCTACTGGAAGATCGCTCTCCTCTTACCCAGCAACCACGAGAGTGTGGCCAGCCTGGCAGACAG GATCCTGTCAGACTGGCTGGAGGTGAAACTCGGCGGGGACAAGGCGTCGGAGGTCGGGGAGGAGCAGCCTGATGGAACTCTGCAGACCCTGTGTGTCACCAACTCGCTGCAGGAGAGAggaccacacactcacaaagtcCACATCAGCGTCAAG GCGTCCCGAGGCCCACTCACTGAAGACAGCCTGTCTAAAATGGAGGAGAGCTGCGAGCTCTCTGGGACCGGAGCTCTGATCATGTTGCTTCCTGCCATGCCCACCGTGGAGCCGGGGGAAGACGAGCAGGATGTCCCTCTGCTGTCAGCTCTGCTTCAGCTTAAACAGCTACAGCAAACCAGCACCTGGCATTGCCCACTGCCTCTGGTCATTCTGGTGCCAGGACCTGATGGTGGCCCCGGTGATACACAGAAACTTGTCGAAG CCCTGATGCTGCAGATGATGGTCATGGAAGGACTGATATCAGAGTTCACGTTCTTCTTCATACCAGAGACCACGAGTGATGTCCAGGGATCCAAACAG CTGAGCCACGCTCTGCGTTGGTTGCTGGGCCGCGCTCCACCATCCCTCCCCCTGTCCTGCCAGAGCCTGGTGCAGCTGGTAGAGTCCAGTTTGAGTCGCGAGTTCACTCCCAGAGTTTACGGCCACCGCCAGGAACGAGGCGTCGCTTGTCTTCCTTCCCAGGACCCCGCGCCCATCATCCAGCTGTACAATGCCGTCCTGGCTCACATTGCTGACACAGCGTCATCTCAGGATCTCTGCAAACTCTCGTGGCCGCCGGGCGAGTTCTGCATGCCTGAAACCCGAGATTTTGTTCCTCACCTGGGCTGGAACTCAGCTGAGCACCTGGCCTGGCTACGGGAAGCCATCCTCAGCCTGCAGCTGCCACAGTGGGAGAAGCTCTCTTCCACCG ACTCGTGGTGTGAACTCTGCTCCTCCATCTATTGCTACGCTGCTCAGATCCCGGTCTCATATCACAGTCAGCCTCTTCTAATGTCACGACTGGAAAACCTTCTGGAAAGGGTCCGGCTAAAGGGTCACTGTACCCGGGCCAACAGATCCGAGGCAGCCATGGGAAGCTGGGGCACTGGAGATGAGGGTGTGTTAACAGCCTATAGTCAGATTCCTTGGGACGACGTGCTGGTGATTTGCATTGACCACAAGCTGAAAGACTGGCAGATACCGGGACCACCTGCCTGTGAAG ATGCTGTGACAGAGGACGGAGAGATCCTGATTTACTTCCTCACAGAGTCCCTGAAGGGTTTCCAGCCCCCTGAGGAGTGGACCCAGGCcaccagacaaacacacagggagaagcagctgcagcaggacgaggaggaggagagagg GGCAAGTGCAGCTGCGTGTGCCTCCCCCACCGGTCTGTCCCTCAGACAGAGGTTGTTCCACAGTACGGCAGAGCCCCTCGAGGCCGCGGCAGCATCAttggacatcacacacactccaacaacACAAGAGCTGCTGGCCCACAAAGTCCTGCAGAgtttagaggaggagaaggttgaAAGCAAGAG GAGCCTGGAGCAGCTTCAGCGTTGGCTGGATGGCGACCCCTTAGAGCATCTGTCCTCGCCGCTCTTCATTCCCTCCTCCACCCTGCTCTCCAGGCCCACAACCAGGATTCACTCCCCCACAGCCAGGACGAGAGATGTCACACTGACACAG GAGCCTGATGATCCGTTGGAGAATTCATCGTGGACCACAACCATCCCTGTGTCGATGGCATGGCGGCTGAAGGAGCTTGAGCAGCAGATCTTGGCGAGTCAAGAGGAAGAGCTGGCCTG